The following coding sequences lie in one Chionomys nivalis chromosome 8, mChiNiv1.1, whole genome shotgun sequence genomic window:
- the Eps8l2 gene encoding epidermal growth factor receptor kinase substrate 8-like protein 2 isoform X2 — MSQSGSMSCCPGAANGSLGRSDGVPKMSAKDLFEQRKKYSNSNVIMHETSQYHVQHLVTFIMDKSEAIASVDDAIRKLVQLSSKEKVWAQEMLLQVNDKSLRLLDVETQEELENFPLSTVQHSQTVLDQLRYPSVLLLVCQDLDQNKPDIHFFHCDEVEAELIQEDIESALADCRLGKKMRPQTLKGHQEKIRQRLSILPPPQSPAPIPFQRYAGDSPQAKNRVGLPLPVPFSEPGYRRRESQDEEPRAVLAQRIEKETQILNCALDDIELFVARLQKAAEAFKQLNQRKKGKKKSKKAPAEGVLTLRARPPSEGEFVDCFQKIKLALNLLAKLQKHIQNPSAAELVHFLFGPLELIVNTCGGPDIARSVSSPLLSTEAVGFLRGHLVPKEMTLWESLGETWMRPRSEWPREPQVPLYVPKFHNGWEPPLDVLQEAPWETEGLASLSSDQMTPMSRLSTRHSPKHSISSDPPPEDIAPPGSSPHTNRGYQPTPAMAKYVKILYDFTAHNANELSVLKDEVLEVLEDGRQWWKLRNRSGQAGYVPCNILAEVRQEDVGATLEQSGQKYWGPASPTHKVPPMFAGNKEELIQHMDEVNEELMKKISHNRAQPQRHFRVERSQPVHLPLTFQSGPNEVRAWLEAKAFSSRIVESLGILTGPQLFSLNKEELKKVCGEEGSRVYSQLMVQKAFLQKSGSELEEVIDKINPKNQRKAEDS; from the exons CACCTGGTCACGTTCATCATGGACAAGAGTGAGGCTATTGCCTCAGTGGATGATGCCATCCGGAAGCTGGTGCAGCTGAGCTCCAAGGAGAAGGTCTGGGCCCAGGAAATGCTGCTGCAGGTGAATGACAAATCATTGCGACTGCTGGACGTGGAGACTCAG gaggagctggagaactTCCCACTGTCCACCGTGCAGCACAGCCAGACAGTGCTTGACCAGCTTCGCTACCCCTCCGTGCTGCTGCTGGTGTGCCAGGACTTGGACCAGAACAAGCCCGACATCCATTTCTTCCACTGTGATGAGGTGGAG GCGGAGCTGATCCAGGAGGACATCGAGAGTGCCCTGGCTGACTGCCGACTGGGGAAGAAGATGCGGCCACAGACCCTAAA GGGACACCAGGAGAAGATCCGTCAGCGGCTGTCTATCCTGCCCCCTCCTCAGAGTCCAGCCCCCATTCCCTTTCAGCGATATGCTGGAGATTCCCCGCAGGCCAAGAACCGCGTGGGCCTGCCGTTGCCAGTGCCATTCAGTGAACCAG GTTATCGCCGTCGGGAATCCCAGGATGAGGAGCCACGGGCCGTGCTGGCTCAGAGAATAGAAAAGGAAACG CAAATCCTCAACTGTGCCCTGGATGACATTGAATTGTTCGTGGCTCGGCTGCAGAAGGCAGCTGAGGCTTTCAAGCAATTAAACCAacggaagaagggaaagaagaagagcaAGAAGGCGCCAGCAG AGGGTGTCCTCACACTTCGAGCGCGGCCCCCCTCAGAAGGAGAGTTTGTTGACTGTTTCCAGAAAATCAAGCTAGCCCTCAACCTGCTG GCAAAGCTGCAGAAGCATATCCAAAACCCCAGCGCGGCTGAACTGGTGCACTTCCTCTTCGGGCCTCTGGAACTG ATTGTCAACACCTGTGGCGGCCCAGACATTGCACGCTCTGTCTCCAGCCCTTTGCTTTCCACTGAAGCTGTGGGCTTCCTGCGTGGCCACCTGGTCCCCAAAGAGATGACGCTGTGGGAATCATTGGGGGAGACCTGGATGAGACCTCG CTCTGAGTGGCCCCGGGAACCACAGGTGCCACTTTATGTGCCTAAGTTCCACAACGGCTGGGAACCACCCCTCGATGTCCTACAGGAGGCTCCCTGGGAAACAGAAGGACTAGCATCTCTGTCCAGTGATCAG ATGACCCCCATGAGCCGACTGTCCACACGGCACTCCCCGAAGCACAGCATCTCCTCTGATCCGCCCCCAGAAGACATTGCACCGCCAGGCAGCTCCCCACATACTAACAG GGGCTACCAGCCAACACCAGCCATGGCCAAGTATGTGAAGATCCTCTATGACTTCACAGCACACAATGCCAACGAGCTGTCCGTGCTCAAGGATGAGGTCCTGGAG GTGTTGGAGGATGGCCGGCAGTGGTGGAAGCTGCGGAATCGCAGTGGCCAGGCTGGCTATGTGCCCTGCAACATCCTGGCTGAGGTTCGGCAGGAGGACGTGGGTGCCACCTTGGAACAG TCTGGTCAGAAATATTGGGgtcctgccagccccacccacaAAGTGCCCCCAATGTTTGCAGGGAACAAAGAAG AGCTAATCCAACATATGGACGAGGTCAATGAGGAGCTCATGAAAAAGATCAGCCACAACAGGGCACAGCCGCAGCGCCACTTCCGCGTGGAGCGCAGCCAGCCAGTGCACCTGCCACTTACCTTCCAGTCAGGTCCCAACGAAGTCCGAGCCTGGTTGGAAGCCAAGGCTTTCAGTAGCAG GATCGTGGAGAGCCTGGGAATCTTGACTGGGCCCCAGCTCTTCTCCCTCAATAAGGAGGAGCTGAAGAAAGTGTGCGGGGAAGAGGGCAGTCGTGTGTACAGCCAGCTCATGGTTCAGAAGGCTTTCCTGCAG AAAAGTGGGTCGGAACTGGAGGAGGTCATAGACAAGATTAATCCCAAGAACCAGAGGAAGGCGGAGGACAGCTAG
- the Eps8l2 gene encoding epidermal growth factor receptor kinase substrate 8-like protein 2 isoform X1, translated as MSQSGSMSCCPGAANGSLGRSDGVPKMSAKDLFEQRKKYSNSNVIMHETSQYHVQHLVTFIMDKSEAIASVDDAIRKLVQLSSKEKVWAQEMLLQVNDKSLRLLDVETQEELENFPLSTVQHSQTVLDQLRYPSVLLLVCQDLDQNKPDIHFFHCDEVEAELIQEDIESALADCRLGKKMRPQTLKGHQEKIRQRLSILPPPQSPAPIPFQRYAGDSPQAKNRVGLPLPVPFSEPAGYRRRESQDEEPRAVLAQRIEKETQILNCALDDIELFVARLQKAAEAFKQLNQRKKGKKKSKKAPAEGVLTLRARPPSEGEFVDCFQKIKLALNLLAKLQKHIQNPSAAELVHFLFGPLELIVNTCGGPDIARSVSSPLLSTEAVGFLRGHLVPKEMTLWESLGETWMRPRSEWPREPQVPLYVPKFHNGWEPPLDVLQEAPWETEGLASLSSDQMTPMSRLSTRHSPKHSISSDPPPEDIAPPGSSPHTNRGYQPTPAMAKYVKILYDFTAHNANELSVLKDEVLEVLEDGRQWWKLRNRSGQAGYVPCNILAEVRQEDVGATLEQSGQKYWGPASPTHKVPPMFAGNKEELIQHMDEVNEELMKKISHNRAQPQRHFRVERSQPVHLPLTFQSGPNEVRAWLEAKAFSSRIVESLGILTGPQLFSLNKEELKKVCGEEGSRVYSQLMVQKAFLQKSGSELEEVIDKINPKNQRKAEDS; from the exons CACCTGGTCACGTTCATCATGGACAAGAGTGAGGCTATTGCCTCAGTGGATGATGCCATCCGGAAGCTGGTGCAGCTGAGCTCCAAGGAGAAGGTCTGGGCCCAGGAAATGCTGCTGCAGGTGAATGACAAATCATTGCGACTGCTGGACGTGGAGACTCAG gaggagctggagaactTCCCACTGTCCACCGTGCAGCACAGCCAGACAGTGCTTGACCAGCTTCGCTACCCCTCCGTGCTGCTGCTGGTGTGCCAGGACTTGGACCAGAACAAGCCCGACATCCATTTCTTCCACTGTGATGAGGTGGAG GCGGAGCTGATCCAGGAGGACATCGAGAGTGCCCTGGCTGACTGCCGACTGGGGAAGAAGATGCGGCCACAGACCCTAAA GGGACACCAGGAGAAGATCCGTCAGCGGCTGTCTATCCTGCCCCCTCCTCAGAGTCCAGCCCCCATTCCCTTTCAGCGATATGCTGGAGATTCCCCGCAGGCCAAGAACCGCGTGGGCCTGCCGTTGCCAGTGCCATTCAGTGAACCAG CAGGTTATCGCCGTCGGGAATCCCAGGATGAGGAGCCACGGGCCGTGCTGGCTCAGAGAATAGAAAAGGAAACG CAAATCCTCAACTGTGCCCTGGATGACATTGAATTGTTCGTGGCTCGGCTGCAGAAGGCAGCTGAGGCTTTCAAGCAATTAAACCAacggaagaagggaaagaagaagagcaAGAAGGCGCCAGCAG AGGGTGTCCTCACACTTCGAGCGCGGCCCCCCTCAGAAGGAGAGTTTGTTGACTGTTTCCAGAAAATCAAGCTAGCCCTCAACCTGCTG GCAAAGCTGCAGAAGCATATCCAAAACCCCAGCGCGGCTGAACTGGTGCACTTCCTCTTCGGGCCTCTGGAACTG ATTGTCAACACCTGTGGCGGCCCAGACATTGCACGCTCTGTCTCCAGCCCTTTGCTTTCCACTGAAGCTGTGGGCTTCCTGCGTGGCCACCTGGTCCCCAAAGAGATGACGCTGTGGGAATCATTGGGGGAGACCTGGATGAGACCTCG CTCTGAGTGGCCCCGGGAACCACAGGTGCCACTTTATGTGCCTAAGTTCCACAACGGCTGGGAACCACCCCTCGATGTCCTACAGGAGGCTCCCTGGGAAACAGAAGGACTAGCATCTCTGTCCAGTGATCAG ATGACCCCCATGAGCCGACTGTCCACACGGCACTCCCCGAAGCACAGCATCTCCTCTGATCCGCCCCCAGAAGACATTGCACCGCCAGGCAGCTCCCCACATACTAACAG GGGCTACCAGCCAACACCAGCCATGGCCAAGTATGTGAAGATCCTCTATGACTTCACAGCACACAATGCCAACGAGCTGTCCGTGCTCAAGGATGAGGTCCTGGAG GTGTTGGAGGATGGCCGGCAGTGGTGGAAGCTGCGGAATCGCAGTGGCCAGGCTGGCTATGTGCCCTGCAACATCCTGGCTGAGGTTCGGCAGGAGGACGTGGGTGCCACCTTGGAACAG TCTGGTCAGAAATATTGGGgtcctgccagccccacccacaAAGTGCCCCCAATGTTTGCAGGGAACAAAGAAG AGCTAATCCAACATATGGACGAGGTCAATGAGGAGCTCATGAAAAAGATCAGCCACAACAGGGCACAGCCGCAGCGCCACTTCCGCGTGGAGCGCAGCCAGCCAGTGCACCTGCCACTTACCTTCCAGTCAGGTCCCAACGAAGTCCGAGCCTGGTTGGAAGCCAAGGCTTTCAGTAGCAG GATCGTGGAGAGCCTGGGAATCTTGACTGGGCCCCAGCTCTTCTCCCTCAATAAGGAGGAGCTGAAGAAAGTGTGCGGGGAAGAGGGCAGTCGTGTGTACAGCCAGCTCATGGTTCAGAAGGCTTTCCTGCAG AAAAGTGGGTCGGAACTGGAGGAGGTCATAGACAAGATTAATCCCAAGAACCAGAGGAAGGCGGAGGACAGCTAG